The sequence below is a genomic window from Phoenix dactylifera cultivar Barhee BC4 chromosome 8, palm_55x_up_171113_PBpolish2nd_filt_p, whole genome shotgun sequence.
CATTTAATCATGAACATGAGAATGCAAAGGCTAACTTCCACTGAACCGCACCGCCGACCAATGGGCTACCATGAATAGTCTTAATCAATGTTGCAAAGTGTTGTGTTTATTATTGTTCCAAAGGCATGGTCCATTTTTACCAAAAAGTTGCCTCCTTTGTGTTTAAGTTAATCCGGCCAGCGGCATGAGGTGGGAGAATAATGGAATGAGCTCCTGTGGGTCCTAAGCTTCCTTTTCGCACCCAGCAGCCACCAAACATGACACATAGTCCTGGTGTCCGGGTCACCTCCCACCCTATCTCTTTCTTCAAAAGGAATCCGGTTGTGATCACCACCAGGTGAAAGTTTTGGACTCCATTCTTGTTCACAAAAGAGGCACTCATTCATATATAGTTCGTTCAAGAGAGAGGCTAGAAACCAACgagtatatatatatgcatcacAGGGTATCCAAGGTAAACACTCTTGTTCACGAATTGAAAGGGAGCCCTTTTACATAAGAAGACAATCAAATTAATCAGTCTCGGATTTCACGTTTCATTGCATTGTTCACGTCTAGGGCCAGTACCTATTGTCAAGTGAGTTGCCTCCGCATGCAAACCTGATGGCTTTGGCATCTAAAGTTAGTTTATTAAATCTTTTCAGTATCGACTTTCTTTCGCAATTCTTCAATATCTTTCCATGATTTCCTCCACAAATGTCTCTGAATTTCTATATATCAATCTCTGGTCAAGCCATGTATTGCATTCCTTCctcttttgttaaaaaaattgtaGTTGAGCTCATTCGGTGAAGCATGAATAATATATTTGAGATGGTTAGTATTAGGAAGCACAATGGTATATGTAAAGCTCTCCTTGGGCATCCTTTAATTGCTACAATATTGGCTTGAAAGGTAACATACCGAGAAGTTGAGACAATAATTCACTAATACTTTGACTGTGGTACTACGAATCATCAATTTGCTTGACatgattaaaatttaaaagttaCTATAGTTATGCGATTATTCCTGTTCATCTATCAGTAGTTTTgtcttgtttttttctttttcccctggGAATAATGGTAGGAGCACCACAAATTAAGTAGCATTCATTGTGAGACAGTGTAACCATAATCTAGACACTTCTTTTAATAACAATTTTCAACATAATTCTAGGAAAAGATTTGTTTCTACATGacagaaagatggccaaatgtTTAAATCATGTCAGCTCTTTTTTTGGTGAAAGTTTAAATCACATCAATTAACACAGCCAAATAGGCTTCATTTGGTGCAAAGTGCGCAAAGGCATTTATGCTATGCTCAAAATCCATTGGAGGTTTCATCAGGAGGAGAAAAACATTGGAGCAATCATGTACCATCACTGCGTCCTAGCAATCATTTTAAGCCCACTTTTCTCAAGCATTTCCAAACTCCAGCAAGAAAGacgaaagaagagagggagagagaggtgaTAGCTATGGATACCAAGGCCAAGAATATATCCTCTGATCACCGGAAAATGATTCAGTTATTTTCCTCCACGGAAACGTTTTATAAAAGGAAAGGAGTACGTTATCCAGGAGGCGACACATGTATCGGCATTTACATGAGGGCGACGTACGTACGTAGGTAGACCATGTCATCCCTCGTATCCAAACACTCGATCATACATATAATATACTCTTTTGTGTATATAGAAATAGAGGAGAGAGGAGTACGTACGTAGCAGTGGTAGCTGCAGCACAATTAGCTTTAGCCTACCCGTAGTGAAGGTTGGAGATAGACGGAGAGATACAGAGGAAATTCACGTGTATTTGGGGACAGGCCTGCATTAAAGCATGCAATTTACTGATGGTGATGAAATTATGAGGCCTTTTGTTTCTTTGTgggcattctctctctctctctctccaggcTCCTTTGTGGTGGGCTCAAGTTTCAAgccgtcctctctctctctccctctctctctctcacacacacatacGGCAAATGTTTTATTTATTCGTAGTATTACCAGATCCCTCACGCCCTTGGAAGAACAACTCCAGCCCCAATACCACCATCACTTCCAGCAGCCCACTCCATAAAATCGCAAAGAAGGCTGCTATGTGAGAAAGCTGCCTtcctgtgtgtgtgtgagagagagagaggtgttcCAAACCGCCTGCCTgcgccaaaaaaaagaaagaaaaaggagagaccTTTTCTTCAATCTCTAGcagtattctctctctctcgttttaATCTGTATCCCTTCACGCTTGTATCGCTAAAGAACTGATCCATTCTCTAATCCCCACACCTTATTCCATGAACCATGTCCATAGCTCCACATAGAAAGAAAAAGCCATAGATTTGAATTCAGCAAGCTAGATAGAAACAGGGAAGACTATAGGAGCAGCATCACACATGTTGGGCTCTCCATCACCGGCTCCGCCGCAACCTCTCAGCATCAATACCTCCTCCAACTCTTCCATCCATCCTCAACAACCCTTCCCTCCATTGTGCAATGCCAATGCtagcaagaaaaagagaaggccGGCCGGCACTCCAGGTATGAATAAAACCAACATATGCCATGAATGTTTGCTACTAGTTTACTTTAGtagcatagtttttttttttttctgtcatCAAGAATTATATCATCTTTGTTGGGAAAATTGGGTGGTGATGTGGGTGGTGGCGAATGTTAGACCCTGACGCCGAGGTGGTGTCGCTGTCGCCGAGGACGTTGCTGGAGTCGGATCGATATGTTTGCGAGATCTGCAACCAGGGTTTCCAGCGCGACCAGAACCTGCAGATGCACCGGCGGCGGCACAAGGTGCCATGGAAGCTGCTGAAGCGGGAGGCCACCGAGGCGCGGAAGCGGGTCTTCGTGTGCCCCGAACCGAGCTGCCTGCACCACGACCCGTGCCACGCCCTCGGCGACCTGGTCGGCATCAAGAAGCACTTCCGGCGCAAGCACAGCAACCACCGGCAGTGGGTTTGCGCCAAGTGCTCCAAGGCCTACGCCGTCCAGTCCGACTACAAGGCCCACCTCAAGACCTGCGGCACCCGTGGCCATTCCTGTGACTGTGGCCGGGTCTTCTCCAGGTGCCATATTCTTGAGCTATCGAAATTTGATTTATAAATTCTTTTCTGTATTTTGTGTTAAAAAAGTAGTAGTAGGAAGAGAAGAGTTAATTATGTTGGGATGAAACGAGTGCCAGCGGTGTCAGTCTTATTTTTTGCTCAAAATAGCTTAATTTTTCTGCTCACAAGGACTCTAGATGAGAGTCGATTACTGAGGACATGATTTCATTTCTTTCCCATCAATTCCTTCAAGTTCTTGATCAGAAAGAAGCAAAGTGGCGTTGGGCAATTAAGAGATCAGGACCCAATTCCCAACACCTCCTTCCAATGGTTGCTTTCGTATTTGCTTTGCTTTCAGTCCCATTTAATGCCCATGAACCCAGAGCCCAAAATCTGATGCCTTGAATCTTTAAATCATCTCCCTGTCTCTTTTATTTGTTCTATTCTGGTCATGCtatattttatttgcatattttggATCCAAAATTTTATGATCCTCAGAAATAAATTCTTCATCTCCCTCCCTCCATGGCCGCCCTCTTTTCTTGCTCCTAATATTAGGACGAAATTATTTATTCTTTCCGTTATGCCCAACAAGCACTAATTAACAAAATAATCCGTTTGACTGCTTCCACtttggcatcaaatttggtTACCACAGGGTGGAGAGCTTCATAGAGCACCAAGATGCATGCAATGCCGGCCGAGCCAGAGCCGAGCTTCAGACACTCCAGCCTGCATGCCTATCAAGGACTGCGTCAAGCCCGAGCCGATCGAACGACACCAACTTCAGCCAAGCAGGGTGGCCTGGTCTACCAGTGCCAAATCCTGCCACCATCTTCCTCCACTCCAGCCAAATTCCCTCCCTTCCGCCGGATCGTCACTGCACCCACCACATTGAGCTCCGGCTTCTACCCCCATCCAATACCAAATCCCCAAGCCTCCCCTCATCCACACTCTCCCCTACCTCCGAAGAGGCACATGCCGCCAAATTGCAGCTATCCATCGGCCCCAGCGGTGATCGGTCACCTGACAAGGAGCCAGGATTAGCCACCATGAGGTTCGAGGAGGAGGCAAGAGAGCAAGTAAGGCTAGCAATGGCTGAGAAGGCATTGGCGGATGAGGCGAGGCATCAAGCAAAGCGGCAAATAGAATTGGCTGAGCAAGAATTCTCGAATGCTAAGAGAATAAGGCATCAAGCGCAGGTGGAGATTAATAGAGCGCATGCTCTTCGGGACCATGCAGTGAAGCAAATCAACTCGACATTGCTCCAGATTACATGCTATGCTTGCAAGCAGCAGTTCCAGGCCAAGCCCATGATGGCTTCTGACGATAATTCTCTAGTTGCGAGCTATATGTCGTCAGTGGTGACCGAAGGTGAGGAGGAGAATGATGACCAAAACCAGCAGCAAAAGATTTTTAGCACATAGTTACCAATATGTATTTCAacccaaatctctctctcttgagTATACTGGGTCCTGAAATTGGGTACAGTGATGTTTGGATTTTCAAAATTTCAAGGGGTCATGTGACATGCAATGTTTTATTttatccctttttcttttgacgaTGGTGATTTTATGATGGCTTAGCCCTTTCTTTTCGTATTGGAATCTCTTAGGGTGGGCTTGTAATTTTTAAAGATTACCGAAAAATACTAGAAAAATCCTCATGCAATCTTaaactctctccttctctctcagcATGTCTGTATCTCTAAATAGCTGTGCTGGCCAGATCTCTAATCAACTATTTGAAACCGTAAATCCGTTTATGTTGTTATGACTTGATATTGGCTTGTCTTtctccaaaaacaaaaaaaatatgaaacatGCAACGAGATTAACATAAGCT
It includes:
- the LOC103719262 gene encoding protein indeterminate-domain 16-like codes for the protein MLGSPSPAPPQPLSINTSSNSSIHPQQPFPPLCNANASKKKRRPAGTPDPDAEVVSLSPRTLLESDRYVCEICNQGFQRDQNLQMHRRRHKVPWKLLKREATEARKRVFVCPEPSCLHHDPCHALGDLVGIKKHFRRKHSNHRQWVCAKCSKAYAVQSDYKAHLKTCGTRGHSCDCGRVFSRVESFIEHQDACNAGRARAELQTLQPACLSRTASSPSRSNDTNFSQAGWPGLPVPNPATIFLHSSQIPSLPPDRHCTHHIELRLLPPSNTKSPSLPSSTLSPTSEEAHAAKLQLSIGPSGDRSPDKEPGLATMRFEEEAREQVRLAMAEKALADEARHQAKRQIELAEQEFSNAKRIRHQAQVEINRAHALRDHAVKQINSTLLQITCYACKQQFQAKPMMASDDNSLVASYMSSVVTEGEEENDDQNQQQKIFST